The genome window TTGAAGGTCAGGACGGCTTTGTGCTCGACGGGCATTCCAATATGGCGAAGATCTCGCGCACGCCGGAGTCGCTGGTTGAAGCGACCATCGGTCGGCACCATCAGTATCCGGACGGGCTTGTGCTCTATCTCGGCACCATGTTCGCGCCAGTCAAGGATCGCGATGGACCGGGCAAGGGCTTCACCCACAAGCTCGGCGATATCGTCTCCATCTCGACGCCGTCATTGGGCACCCTGTCGAACCGCGTCAAGCTGTCGACCGAGTGCGCGCCGTGGACCTATGGTGCGAGTCATCTGCTGCGTGACTTGGCGCAGGCGGAGCTGCTCTAGGTCCAGAAATAACGGACAACGTGAAAGAAGACCGGCGCGGCGAAGACCAGACTGTCCGCCCGGTCGAGCATACCGCCATGGCCCTCGATCATCTGGCCCCAATCCTTGACGCCGCGATCGCGCTTGATCGCCGAGGCAACCAGCCCGCCGAAGAAACCCATGATGCAAGCGAGACCGGCCATCAGTCCGGCTTGCAACGGCGTGAATGGCGTCAGCCAGGAAAGAGCAGCGCCAAGCAATGAGGCGCTGACGAGGCCGCCGATCAGGCCTTCCCAGGTTTTCGACGGCGAGATTTTTGGCGCTACCTTGTTCCTGCCGAACAGCTTGCCGAAGACATATTGCAAAACATCGCTGCCCTGCACGGTGGCGATGAGGAAGGCGATAAGCAGCAAACCCTTGCCCTGGAAACCAGGTATGGGCAGGGTCAGCAAAGCCGGCACGTGGCTGAGGCAATAGACCGAGAGCATGATGCCCCATTGCTGCTCGCTGACGCGTTCGAGGAAACGTTCCGTGTCGCCGGAGATGGCCGTCAACGCAGGCATGGCAAGGAAGCAATAGACCGGGATGAAGATCGAAAAGAGCCCATACCATTCGATCCAGAGCAGGTAATACTGCACGGGGATGATGACCAGGAACATGCCGAGCAGGATCCAGTGATCGCCGCGCCTTGTGTGGGTCAGCGTTACATATTCGCGCAGCGCTGCGAATGAGACAAAGGCGAACAGCAGGATGACGCCGCCCTTGCCGAACAGGAAGGCGACGGAGATGGCGGCAATCATGATCCACCACGCCTTGATGCGCGAATTGAGATTGGCGAGCGTCGAGGGCAGGGCATCGCCATTGCGCGTGCTCTTCCAGCTCAGCAGGGTCGCCACGACGCTCGCCGCCGTCAGGACGCCAAGAAGGCCGAGAAACAGCCAGATCGTTTCAGCCATGATTGAGCGCCCTCTGATGTTCTGGATTGAGGTCCAGCAATGCCTGCCGCGACCTGTGCAGGAAAGCGTGGCGGTCTTCGCCGGGTTCAAGGACAACGGGCGTGCCGAAGATGACCCGGCAAAGCAGCGGCACAGGCAGGAAAGCGCCTTTTGGCAGGACGCGCGACATGTTCTCGATCCAGCACGGAACGAGTTCCACATCGGGCCGGGCGAAAGCGAGATTATAGAGCCCGGAGCGGAAACGCAGAAGCGGCTCTTCGGTCATATTGCGCGTGCCTTCGGGAAAGATGATCAGGGACTGCCCTTCCTTCAGGACGTCCAGCATGATGACCATCGGATCCTCGGTACGCTCGACCCAGTTGCGCTCGACAAGCACAGTGTTGAGCAGGTCGCGGGCAAGGACATGCCGGATTTTATTCTTGCGCCAGTAGTCGGCGCCCGCAACCGCGCGGGTACGCTCGCGTGCTTCTGGCGGCAGGGATGAGGAAAGCAGGATGAAATCGCCATGGCTGGCATGGTTGGCAAAATAGATACGTTGCCGGTTGGACGGCGCACAGCCCTGCCAGATGGGCCGCACACCGGTAATGGCCCGCGCCACTCCGGCCAGCACCATGGCGGCCACCCGCCGCAGCATTGGTTTCATTTCGTCCCCCCCGAGACCGGCCCCCTAGGCAGTCCACACCCCATAAGCCGTCAAAGCAGCGAATAGAGCAAGAAAAGCCGCAAAAGCAAGGTGCAGTTTCATCAACAGGCGGTTCGTCCCAGCCATGCGGGCGTGAAGTGGCCGTGTCGCCTTCGGCCGTTTGCGCAAATGCATGCGTGCGAGAATATCATCCACCGCGCGGCAGCCTTCCGTTTCGTCCTCATGCGAGGCGATATAGC of Phyllobacterium zundukense contains these proteins:
- a CDS encoding phosphatidate cytidylyltransferase, translated to MAETIWLFLGLLGVLTAASVVATLLSWKSTRNGDALPSTLANLNSRIKAWWIMIAAISVAFLFGKGGVILLFAFVSFAALREYVTLTHTRRGDHWILLGMFLVIIPVQYYLLWIEWYGLFSIFIPVYCFLAMPALTAISGDTERFLERVSEQQWGIMLSVYCLSHVPALLTLPIPGFQGKGLLLIAFLIATVQGSDVLQYVFGKLFGRNKVAPKISPSKTWEGLIGGLVSASLLGAALSWLTPFTPLQAGLMAGLACIMGFFGGLVASAIKRDRGVKDWGQMIEGHGGMLDRADSLVFAAPVFFHVVRYFWT